A portion of the Methanomassiliicoccus sp. genome contains these proteins:
- a CDS encoding DUF998 domain-containing protein, whose product MNTRFLSPRVGAISGIIGSVAFAALWMAAAYQDGDWVLGGMTLSELGDRSRSGAMLFNGGVIIAGVMSLLFAVGLYRLLSTSKLGKLGAGTLGLASVFLIGIGLFPIDTGSPHTTASLGFFVLGGAAMALLIVPVWRSHVLNRGGGALTAIVLLTAIAGVMTLPLPAAEALAVGCVLLWTVLISIRMLWHHRAP is encoded by the coding sequence GTGAACACCAGGTTCCTCTCCCCCCGGGTCGGTGCCATAAGCGGGATCATCGGATCGGTGGCCTTTGCCGCCCTGTGGATGGCGGCTGCATACCAGGACGGCGATTGGGTTTTGGGAGGGATGACGCTAAGTGAGCTGGGGGACCGTTCCCGCTCCGGGGCCATGTTGTTCAACGGCGGAGTAATCATCGCCGGAGTCATGTCCCTGCTCTTCGCCGTAGGGCTGTACCGTTTGTTATCGACGAGCAAGCTGGGAAAGCTGGGGGCGGGGACGCTGGGGCTGGCTTCGGTCTTCCTTATCGGCATCGGCCTCTTCCCCATCGATACCGGGAGTCCTCATACCACGGCCAGCCTGGGGTTCTTCGTCCTGGGCGGAGCGGCCATGGCCCTGCTCATAGTCCCGGTGTGGAGAAGCCACGTGCTCAATCGCGGCGGGGGAGCGCTGACTGCCATCGTGTTGCTGACAGCGATCGCCGGAGTGATGACCCTGCCCCTGCCGGCCGCGGAGGCCCTGGCGGTCGGGTGCGTTCTGCTATGGACGGTGCTTATCAGCATCAGGATGCTGTGGCATCACCGAGCGCCATGA
- the hypD gene encoding hydrogenase formation protein HypD: MFRLRDEGAAHRILDAIRREDVNLRFMHVCGTHQDTLVRFGLDPMLREVGVEIRQGPGCPVCVTTTAEVADAIALADAGCTIAVFGDMLKVPTPIGSLGDAKARGRDVRVVYSVEDAVRMAPEVKDMVFMGIGFETTSPTTAAVMVEKLPENFSVYSCHRLLPPALHAIINMGEFKIDGLIEPGHVSAIIGVEPYRVFSTKYKVPQVVAGFEPLDLLMSVHMLVKQIKEGRADVENEYGRLVKKEGNPRAIKLLEQVFKPVDRAWRGFPSIPLSAFDLREEYDAHNARKVHEDVLEARPPVREENKGCRCGEMLRGLIESYECPAFGKACTPKYPMGPCMVSREGGCNIAFRYRGKM; encoded by the coding sequence ATGTTCCGGCTTAGGGACGAGGGAGCGGCGCATAGAATCCTGGACGCAATTCGCAGGGAGGACGTGAACCTACGGTTCATGCACGTCTGTGGCACCCACCAGGATACCCTGGTCAGGTTCGGTTTGGACCCGATGCTCAGGGAGGTGGGGGTAGAGATCCGTCAGGGACCGGGTTGCCCGGTATGCGTCACCACCACCGCGGAGGTTGCCGATGCCATCGCCCTGGCCGACGCTGGATGCACCATCGCGGTGTTCGGGGACATGCTAAAGGTGCCCACGCCCATCGGTTCCCTCGGTGATGCCAAGGCCCGAGGGCGGGACGTACGGGTGGTGTACTCGGTGGAGGACGCCGTGCGCATGGCCCCCGAGGTCAAAGACATGGTGTTCATGGGCATCGGATTCGAGACCACCAGTCCCACCACCGCTGCGGTCATGGTGGAGAAGCTCCCGGAGAACTTCTCAGTATACTCGTGCCATCGTTTGCTCCCCCCGGCGCTGCATGCCATCATCAACATGGGGGAGTTCAAGATCGATGGCCTCATCGAGCCGGGGCACGTGAGCGCGATCATCGGGGTCGAGCCGTACCGAGTGTTCTCCACCAAATATAAGGTGCCCCAGGTCGTGGCCGGGTTCGAGCCCCTGGATTTACTGATGTCGGTGCACATGCTGGTCAAGCAGATCAAGGAGGGCCGGGCGGATGTAGAGAACGAGTACGGGCGGCTGGTAAAGAAAGAGGGCAACCCCCGGGCCATTAAGCTGCTGGAGCAGGTGTTTAAACCGGTCGACCGGGCTTGGAGAGGTTTTCCCTCGATTCCTCTGAGCGCCTTCGACCTGAGAGAAGAGTATGACGCCCACAACGCGCGCAAGGTGCATGAGGACGTCCTCGAAGCCCGTCCCCCGGTGAGGGAGGAGAACAAGGGCTGTCGTTGCGGGGAGATGCTGAGAGGGTTGATCGAGTCATACGAATGTCCTGCCTTCGGCAAGGCCTGCACTCCCAAGTATCCCATGGGTCCGTGCATGGTGTCCCGGGAAGGGGGATGCAACATCGCCTTCCGGTACCGCGGCAAGATGTGA
- the hypA gene encoding hydrogenase maturation nickel metallochaperone HypA: MHEVGVMTSILEAILDELKGHNIEKVEEVLLTIGDLTYLGEDQLSFAFEILTRGTILEGAKLVVEHEKVEVHCPSCGYRGEAEYYQDDMYSSNVPTLNCPTCGSRVEVIKGKSCMVRSIKVVEEDVPA, encoded by the coding sequence ATGCACGAGGTCGGGGTCATGACCAGCATCCTGGAGGCCATCCTGGATGAGCTCAAGGGTCACAACATCGAGAAGGTGGAGGAGGTCCTGCTGACGATCGGGGACCTCACCTATCTGGGTGAAGACCAACTCAGCTTCGCCTTCGAGATCCTGACCCGAGGCACCATCCTAGAGGGCGCCAAGCTGGTGGTCGAGCACGAGAAAGTGGAGGTACACTGCCCCTCGTGCGGCTACCGGGGTGAGGCGGAGTATTACCAGGACGATATGTACAGCTCCAACGTGCCGACCCTGAACTGCCCGACATGCGGTTCCCGGGTCGAGGTCATCAAGGGCAAGAGCTGCATGGTCCGGTCTATCAAGGTGGTGGAAGAAGATGTTCCGGCTTAG
- the nth gene encoding endonuclease III codes for MAGKPINEILDRLERRSRDRASPGSALGREPSWQRTPFTVLIATVLSQRNRDECTYLASEKLFSHHDTPAKLMAASEDEVDGLIRTVNFHRGKAKAIREISRIIHVDHGDRVPDDIDGLMALPMVGRKTANCVLAYAFYKDAICVDIHVHRISNRIGLVKSSTPEGTEEQLKLIVPQERWRTVNELMVRFGQEVCTPLHPRHALCPIRELCDHYLQNAAD; via the coding sequence ATGGCAGGCAAACCGATCAATGAGATCTTGGATCGCTTGGAACGCCGCTCCCGGGACCGGGCCTCGCCCGGCTCCGCCCTGGGTCGGGAGCCGTCGTGGCAACGGACCCCCTTCACCGTGCTCATCGCCACGGTGCTGTCCCAGCGTAACCGCGACGAGTGTACCTACCTGGCATCGGAGAAGTTGTTCTCCCACCATGACACGCCGGCAAAGCTAATGGCCGCGAGCGAGGATGAGGTAGACGGCCTCATCCGAACGGTCAATTTCCATCGAGGCAAGGCCAAGGCCATACGGGAGATCTCCCGTATCATCCATGTGGACCATGGGGACCGGGTGCCCGACGACATCGACGGTCTGATGGCCCTTCCCATGGTGGGCAGAAAGACGGCTAATTGCGTTCTCGCCTACGCTTTTTACAAGGACGCCATCTGCGTGGACATCCACGTCCACCGCATATCAAACCGCATCGGCCTGGTGAAGAGCTCGACCCCCGAGGGGACCGAGGAGCAACTCAAGCTCATTGTGCCCCAGGAACGGTGGAGGACGGTCAACGAGCTCATGGTACGATTCGGACAGGAGGTCTGCACCCCCCTTCATCCGAGGCATGCGCTGTGCCCCATCCGAGAGTTATGTGATCACTATCTCCAGAATGCCGCGGACTAA
- a CDS encoding folylpolyglutamate synthase/dihydrofolate synthase family protein, with protein MDYGEALSWLYGRETMGIKFGLDNISRLLSKLGDPHHRFRSVHVAGSNGKGSVSAMTAAVLQESGYITGLYTSPHLVDFRERMSVDGRCIPEAQLLRLIEEVRGIAESTSSPEQRLTFFELATGIAFAYFADLGVEEAVVEVGMGGRLDATNVIVPDCCAITRIGLEHTKYLGTTVEAIAGEKAGIIKPGVPVVTIDQEEGVLDVFRRTAVERKSSLKVIGRDVGFETLSSTLEGTEVWVEEIDAAVRVPLIGRYQAGNCAVACGVVTELMKRGVYVPDEAFVNGLAKVKWPGRMEMVSASPPMMFDVTHTPDGAREVASEVRRLVGEGIVLVMGVLDDKDLQGIAANFGPLARVAVATSPDTPRALPSAAVAGALRRYCPSVEEVTAVPAALDRAVALAAPGETVLVTGSLYTIGEAYGWLNGRQTDQ; from the coding sequence GTGGACTATGGAGAAGCGCTCTCCTGGCTCTACGGCCGGGAGACCATGGGCATCAAGTTCGGTCTGGACAATATCTCCAGGCTGCTCAGCAAGCTGGGCGACCCTCATCACCGATTCCGTTCGGTGCATGTCGCCGGGAGCAACGGCAAAGGTTCGGTGAGCGCTATGACCGCAGCTGTCCTACAAGAGTCCGGCTATATCACCGGGCTATACACCTCTCCCCATCTGGTCGATTTCCGCGAGCGCATGAGCGTGGATGGAAGATGCATCCCCGAGGCCCAGCTCCTCCGCCTCATCGAGGAGGTCAGGGGCATCGCCGAGAGTACTTCCTCCCCGGAGCAGCGGTTGACCTTCTTCGAGCTCGCCACCGGCATAGCCTTCGCTTACTTCGCCGACCTCGGGGTGGAGGAGGCGGTGGTGGAGGTGGGCATGGGCGGGCGCCTCGATGCCACCAACGTCATCGTCCCCGATTGCTGTGCCATAACCCGCATCGGCCTGGAGCATACAAAGTATCTGGGGACGACGGTGGAGGCGATCGCCGGGGAAAAGGCGGGCATCATAAAACCCGGGGTTCCGGTGGTGACCATCGACCAGGAGGAGGGAGTGCTGGATGTCTTCCGCCGGACAGCCGTTGAAAGAAAATCATCTCTCAAGGTCATCGGCCGGGACGTAGGCTTCGAGACCCTGTCCTCGACCCTGGAAGGCACCGAGGTGTGGGTCGAGGAGATAGATGCGGCGGTTAGAGTGCCCCTCATCGGCAGGTACCAGGCAGGTAACTGTGCGGTGGCCTGTGGCGTGGTGACGGAGCTCATGAAGCGCGGAGTATACGTTCCCGATGAGGCTTTCGTCAATGGTCTGGCCAAGGTCAAATGGCCGGGGCGCATGGAGATGGTCTCCGCCTCCCCGCCGATGATGTTCGATGTGACCCACACTCCAGACGGCGCCCGGGAGGTGGCCTCCGAAGTCCGGCGTTTGGTAGGGGAAGGCATCGTGCTAGTGATGGGCGTCCTGGACGACAAGGATCTTCAAGGCATCGCAGCAAACTTCGGCCCGCTGGCCAGGGTCGCGGTGGCCACATCTCCGGACACTCCTCGAGCCCTCCCATCGGCCGCGGTAGCTGGGGCCCTACGCCGTTACTGTCCGTCGGTGGAGGAGGTCACCGCCGTCCCCGCAGCCCTGGACCGGGCCGTGGCGCTGGCAGCCCCAGGGGAGACCGTCCTGGTCACCGGTTCGTTATATACTATCGGAGAAGCGTATGGGTGGCTGAATGGCAGGCAAACCGATCAATGA
- a CDS encoding asparagine synthase-related protein — MLGGAVFSMSDELAMALDGAVEGIMTKGPVAIMFSGGLDSGFLAALAKRHGTPHLYTVGMKGSHDMVMSEESARYLDLLWTPFVTTTEEVIAACRELLITTGVKNPITLSFELPLQMIASRAEEEILISGQGADELFGGYSRYQEMSMEAAHRTMADDLTKMLSDVIPLEESLARRYGKKVERPFLDPAVRKIAASMSVEEKFAGGERKAPLRRAARSIDAELIASREKKAAQYGSGFMKVLKAQARKERLTVEEYLATLAPGQPN; from the coding sequence GTGTTAGGGGGAGCGGTGTTCAGCATGTCGGACGAGCTCGCAATGGCTCTGGACGGGGCAGTGGAAGGCATTATGACTAAAGGGCCGGTGGCCATCATGTTCTCGGGGGGCCTGGACAGCGGCTTCCTCGCCGCGCTGGCGAAGAGGCATGGAACTCCCCATCTGTACACCGTAGGAATGAAAGGCTCCCATGATATGGTTATGAGCGAGGAGTCTGCGAGATACCTTGATCTGTTGTGGACGCCGTTCGTCACGACGACGGAGGAAGTCATTGCCGCGTGCCGCGAACTGCTGATCACGACCGGGGTGAAGAACCCCATCACCCTCTCCTTCGAACTTCCTTTGCAGATGATCGCTTCCCGGGCGGAGGAAGAAATCCTCATCAGCGGCCAGGGGGCGGATGAACTGTTCGGCGGGTACTCCCGCTACCAGGAAATGAGCATGGAAGCGGCCCATCGGACCATGGCCGACGACCTGACCAAGATGCTCTCCGATGTCATCCCGCTGGAGGAATCGCTCGCCCGGCGGTACGGTAAAAAGGTGGAGCGGCCGTTCCTCGACCCCGCTGTGAGGAAGATCGCCGCCTCTATGTCGGTGGAGGAAAAGTTCGCAGGCGGTGAGAGGAAGGCGCCCTTGAGGCGGGCTGCCCGCTCGATCGACGCGGAACTGATCGCTTCGAGGGAGAAGAAAGCGGCCCAGTACGGCTCCGGTTTCATGAAGGTGCTTAAAGCCCAGGCCAGGAAAGAGAGGCTGACAGTGGAGGAGTACCTTGCCACCCTCGCCCCGGGGCAACCTAATTAA
- the nikR gene encoding nickel-responsive transcriptional regulator NikR yields the protein MDKVTRIGISLEPELLKEFDDLVTGKGYTNRSEAIRDIIRFALTDERWKDSEADVVGTITIVYDHGKGTVQDRLMEIQHGHHANIASTIHIHLSTEQCLEVLIVWGKVKEVQHLADEVIAVKGVNFGKLTMTSGSIDREHHEVCHPHHH from the coding sequence ATGGACAAGGTGACCCGCATCGGGATATCTCTCGAACCGGAGCTGCTCAAGGAATTCGATGACCTGGTAACAGGGAAGGGGTACACCAACCGTTCGGAGGCGATCAGGGACATCATCCGTTTCGCCCTCACCGACGAGCGGTGGAAGGATAGCGAGGCCGACGTCGTGGGGACCATTACCATCGTCTACGATCATGGCAAGGGTACGGTCCAGGACCGCCTCATGGAGATCCAGCACGGCCACCATGCCAACATCGCCAGCACCATCCACATCCATCTGAGCACCGAGCAATGCCTGGAGGTGCTCATTGTGTGGGGAAAGGTCAAGGAGGTGCAGCACCTCGCGGACGAGGTGATCGCGGTCAAGGGGGTCAACTTCGGCAAGCTGACCATGACCTCAGGGTCCATCGACCGTGAGCACCATGAGGTCTGCCATCCTCACCACCACTAG